The Methanofastidiosum sp. nucleotide sequence AAGAAAATCTGTAAAAAGGATAAACACTGCAATATGGCAATGCTCAAAGTGTGAGACTACATTTGCTGGAGGCACATATCTCCCAGATACGCCAATGGGAAGGGTTTCACAGAAAGCATCTGTAAAGTAGGAAGTGAGTAAGTGTATAAATGTATTGAGTGTAAAAGAATACTCACCCCGACGGAACTTGAGGATATAAGGGGAATTAAATGTCCCTACTGTGGTAACAGAATATTCATCAAGATGAGGCCTGAAATGGCAAAGACAGTCCCAGCTCGTTAATTATGATGTTAATCTCAACTTCTAGAAGGCCATCAACAAGGACTAGATCTTTTGTTAAAGAGCTACTAGGAGTTATACCTCTTTCTTTTCAGATCACAAGAGGTAAAAAATCTATTGAAGAATTAAAAGATATTGCTGTTCTTAAGGGTTGCAGAAGATTGATGATAGTAGAATCAAAAGATGGTAATCCTTCTGCACTTTCTTTTATGTATATTGACAAGAAAGATTGGAAATGGCTAGGCGTCATAGATATTTCTGTTTCTCTTAGAAGAGAAATGAGCATAAATAATAAATTAGATTCCTTTGATGACGATCTACCCTTACTTATCCAGGGTGATAAGAGTGAATCTTTTGATTTCATGAAGGAGATGTTCTTCTGTCAAGATTATGAAGGTGAACAAGAAGGTCCCGTTCTATTGTGGAATGGAGATTATATCAATTTCTTAAGGGACGATATTTCAAGTTCTCCTATTGGCCCTAAAATTAAAGTATCAAAATGGAAGCGTTTAACCTGACGGCAGTAACAAGAAATAAATCCAGAGGGGTCCGTGCGGAATATGAAGTCAAGAAATATCTTCTTGAAAATGGATATTTTGTCTTTAGCAAAAGAGTGAGCCAAAGCGGGCCAGACATCATAGCCATAAAGGATGAAAAGGTAATTGTAATGGAGGTCAAAAACACCAAACTTTCATGTATCAAAATCAAGAACTCACAAATCAATTCGCTTTTAGACACGGCAGCTGAAATATCAAAGAAGACCGTCCTTTATCCAAAAACAATTCTTGCAGTGAAGTTTTCTTCAAAAAAGCCAGGATGGACCTTTATTTTAATTAAAAATCAGATTTATGAGGATAAAATTATAAGAAAAGAACAGGAAAATCTATTAGAATTAAGCAAAGGCTTAAAAAGTTTTATTTAACAGTTAGGTAAAAGAGAGGGTTAGATGCAAGGACAATCAAACACATTTTATTCAAAAGGATCTAAAAGATTCAAACAAAAAATATATTCGAGAAAAACTAAAAAATTAAACATGGCAAGAGTTTCAGATTTC carries:
- a CDS encoding 50S ribosomal protein L37ae, which codes for MAVSNKSSSAGRFGPRYGRKIRVKISNIEAQMRQKHKCPQCGRKSVKRINTAIWQCSKCETTFAGGTYLPDTPMGRVSQKASVK